Proteins encoded together in one Candidatus Omnitrophota bacterium window:
- a CDS encoding pitrilysin family protein, which translates to MYKKHVLSNGLRIISNHMPDKQSVALGIWINVGGRYEMQKNKGMSHFLEHLLFKGSKKYSCRAIKESIEGIGGSLNGFTSEEMTCYLVKIPAKYQNLAFEVLSDMVLNPVLPKLEIEKEKTVILEEIKLYRDLPQSYVHELLDELLWPDQPLGKPVIGTAESVGAVDKEELSLFKNNFYTPVNMVVSAVGCLDQARLVKLATKAFSSKEESDKNVFTSAIEAQSKPQLKVFHKETEQTHLALGFHSFKRGHALRHAQGLLHVILGANMSSRLFNEVREKRGLAYEIGTQVKRFMDTGAFIVHAGIDNRKVDEALKLILKELSKIRRNPVTKDEFNRAKEFYLGQLLLGLEDTLEHMLWIGETTVTLDKVYSLEEIIKEVKEVKIEDLQEVANCIFERNKLNLALIGPLKDKEQHIYKQLEL; encoded by the coding sequence GTGTATAAAAAGCATGTTTTAAGTAATGGTTTAAGAATAATTTCAAACCATATGCCCGATAAACAGTCGGTTGCTCTTGGCATATGGATAAATGTCGGCGGAAGGTATGAAATGCAGAAGAATAAAGGGATGTCGCATTTCTTGGAACATCTTCTTTTTAAAGGCTCTAAGAAATACTCCTGCCGTGCGATTAAAGAGTCAATTGAGGGGATTGGCGGTTCATTAAATGGTTTTACTTCCGAAGAAATGACTTGTTACCTTGTCAAAATCCCGGCTAAGTATCAGAATTTGGCATTTGAAGTTTTATCGGACATGGTTTTAAACCCAGTATTGCCAAAATTAGAAATTGAGAAGGAAAAAACCGTAATTTTGGAAGAAATAAAATTGTATAGGGACCTTCCTCAAAGCTATGTGCATGAATTGCTTGATGAGCTTCTCTGGCCGGATCAACCGTTAGGTAAGCCGGTTATTGGGACAGCTGAATCCGTCGGAGCTGTTGATAAAGAAGAGTTATCTTTATTCAAGAATAATTTTTATACTCCTGTTAATATGGTAGTAAGCGCTGTTGGTTGTTTAGACCAGGCGAGATTGGTAAAATTGGCTACAAAGGCCTTTTCTTCTAAAGAAGAAAGCGACAAGAATGTTTTTACTTCTGCAATTGAAGCCCAAAGCAAGCCTCAGCTAAAAGTATTTCATAAAGAGACAGAGCAGACCCATCTGGCATTAGGATTCCATAGTTTTAAACGCGGGCATGCCTTAAGGCACGCACAGGGGCTTTTGCATGTAATATTAGGGGCAAATATGTCCAGCCGGCTTTTTAACGAGGTAAGGGAGAAGAGAGGGCTTGCTTATGAAATCGGCACGCAGGTTAAGCGCTTCATGGATACGGGAGCATTTATTGTACACGCTGGTATTGATAACAGAAAAGTTGACGAAGCCCTTAAATTAATCTTAAAGGAATTGTCCAAGATACGAAGGAATCCGGTTACCAAAGATGAATTTAACCGGGCGAAAGAATTTTACCTTGGCCAGCTTTTACTTGGGTTGGAGGATACTTTAGAGCATATGCTTTGGATTGGAGAAACGACAGTTACTTTGGATAAAGTCTATTCTTTAGAAGAGATAATTAAGGAAGTTAAGGAAGTTAAGATTGAAGATTTACAAGAAGTGGCAAATTGTATTTTTGAAAGGAATAAGCTAAATCTTGCTTTAATCGGCCCATTAAAAGATAAAGAGCAGCATATATACAAGCAATTGGAGTTATAG